In Zingiber officinale cultivar Zhangliang chromosome 1A, Zo_v1.1, whole genome shotgun sequence, a genomic segment contains:
- the LOC122022295 gene encoding BEL1-like homeodomain protein 1, whose product MAAYFRGAPEMQPDGGLQTLYLMNPSYVGGYSDVAASPANMALLNSAIDSNSVNSISLQKHFVGIPVHQPSAPTPHHDFDSGGPIHDGVSSAVQGLLPRLHQNLWTSAPSMSSRDPVAGASQQSLSLSLSQLETAAPEMPPARADESKINGVTGLLMRSKYLKAAQQLLDEVVNVGKGFKDEFTKRATSKNPAATVAFKTTDGGEENTSAKRAPDLSSAEKQEVRMKKAKLVNMLEEVEQRYQQYRHQMHAVVSSFEAIAGTGSARAYTVLALRTISKQFRCLRDTIAGQIQATSKRLGEEEAKSVGSRLRFTDHHLKHQPALQQLGMIQNNAWRPQRGLPERSVSILRAWLFEHFLHPYPQDSDKLMLAKQTGLTRSQVSNWFINARVRLWKPMVEEMYLEEVKDKEQNTSEDMASKSDAHGSTPSKSVVEQQESNPTTAIQPLATKKVRRSEEELIAGDTKSNQELLMKLMDGWQRVGEQQGSHPSLNPGHGGYGGYSVGQLREQFAPRFSGSGVSLTLGLQHSGNHSLSVVQPSSFLTSEGSDYMAHPSNAAAFMADRGLLLKYYQAS is encoded by the exons ATGGCGGCTTATTTCCGTGGAGCGCCGGAGATGCAGCCGGACGGCGGCCTGCAGACGCTTTATCTCATGAATCCGAGCTACGTCGGTGGCTACTCCGACGTGGCGGCCTCTCCGGCGAACATGGCTCTACTGAACTCCGCCATCGACAGTAATTCAGTGAACTCTATAAGCCTGCAGAAGCACTTTGTCGGCATCCCGGTCCATCAGCCCTCGGCTCCGACGCCCCACCATGACTTCGACAGCGGTGGGCCGATCCATGACGGCGTGTCGTCTGCAGTTCAAGGCCTGCTCCCCCGCTTACACCAAAACCTGTGGACTTCCGCGCCTTCGATGTCGAGCCGCGACCCAGTGGCCGGCGCCTCCCAGCAAAGCTTGTCTCTCAGCCTCTCCCAGCTCGAGACGGCGGCACCGGAGATGCCTCCGGCGAGAGCCGACGAGTCGAAGATCAACGGCGTAACTGGCTTGCTGATGAGGTCCAAGTACTTGAAGGCGGCGCAGCAGTTGCTCGACGAGGTTGTGAACGTCGGGAAGGGGTTCAAAGATGAGTTCACAAAGCGGGCCACTTCCAAGAACCCCGCCGCCACCGTCGCCTTCAAAACCACGGACGGTGGAGAGGAGAACACGAGTGCGAAGCGGGCCCCGGATCTCTCTTCCGCCGAGAAGCAAGAAGTGAGGATGAAGAAGGCCAAGCTCGTTAACATGCTCGAGGAG GTGGAACAGAGATACCAGCAGTACCGCCACCAAATGCACGCCGTGGTGTCCTCCTTCGAGGCCATCGCCGGCACCGGATCAGCGAGGGCGTACACCGTGCTGGCTCTCCGGACGATATCTAAGCAATTCCGGTGCCTCCGGGACACCATCGCCGGCCAAATCCAGGCCACGAGCAAGAGATTGGGGGAGGAAGAGGCAAAGTCCGTCGGGTCCAGGCTTCGGTTCACCGACCACCATTTGAAGCATCAGCCCGCGCTGCAGCAGCTGGGGATGATCCAGAACAACGCTTGGCGGCCGCAGAGAGGCCTCCCCGAACGCTCTGTTTCCATCCTCCGCGCCTGGCTCTTCGAGCACTTCCTCCACCC ATATCCGCAGGATTCAGACAAGCTCATGCTTGCTAAACAAACAGGACTGACAAGGAGCCAG GTCTCGAATTGGTTTATCAACGCGAGAGTGCGTCTGTGGAAGCCGATGGTGGAGGAAATGTACTTGGAGGAGGTCAAAGATAAAGAACAAAACACCTCTGAGGACATGGCGAGCAAGAGCGACGCTCATGGAAGCACCCCATCCAAGTCAGTAGTAGAACAACAGGAAAGTAACCCGACCACCGCAATTCAGCCTTTGGCTACCAAGAAAGTGAGGAGGAGTGAGGAGGAGCTCATTGCCGGTGACACGAAGAGCAACCAGGAGCTACTGATGAAGCTCATGGATGGATGGCAGAGAGTCGGGGAGCAACAGGGCTCCCATCCCTCCTTGAACCCAGGACATGGCGGCTACGGAGGCTACTCGGTTGGGCAACTCAGGGAGCAATTTGCTCCGAGGTTCTCAGGCAGTGGGGTGTCGCTCACGCTTGGCCTGCAACACAGTGGGAACCACTCCCTCTCCGTGGTGCAGCCATCAAGCTTCCTCACAAGCGAAGGCAGCGACTATATGGCACATCCATCCAATGCAGCAGCATTCATGGCAGACAGAGGTCTGCTGCTCAAATATTACCAGGCATCATAG